In one Sporanaerobacter acetigenes DSM 13106 genomic region, the following are encoded:
- a CDS encoding amidase domain-containing protein gives MKVKKMWSILLIMIFTLISCTNISFSQGIGNGLEKSNCEEILKNYIEDFLVEGYSEYYDINDVKVIFDEVDVDESSNVEFIAKATMNSVLKAKCVEELPYVKGMLERVNLNTFSYESDDNTINMVSAANKSNLSDRQIEVASKIIIDKIKDLEQYIGQADDTNFIFKITASVKDGEIDISTLKMFAENIDEFIPAEEILPKNSQELEKEGFEYLETEISESVIICNEEILPNLYSGYDRIAARDYANKYTSNTTKQCPHGKALMDTSKYNSNYNWYCHNDCANYVSQSLKAGGLPTDSTWKAGSTAWVNCESLTNYMVSTKKYWKKSDYENANAGGVIMMKNSDGHRYHTVMIVKNDTVTRQFSGHTNDRLKTAYSKNSNWEYYVLQ, from the coding sequence ATGAAAGTAAAAAAAATGTGGAGCATATTATTAATTATGATTTTTACTTTAATTTCATGTACAAATATAAGTTTTTCACAAGGAATTGGTAATGGTCTAGAAAAGAGCAACTGCGAAGAAATTCTGAAAAATTATATCGAAGATTTTTTAGTTGAAGGATATTCAGAATACTACGATATAAATGATGTAAAAGTTATATTTGATGAAGTAGATGTAGATGAAAGTAGTAATGTTGAGTTTATAGCAAAGGCGACTATGAATAGTGTATTGAAAGCTAAATGTGTTGAAGAATTACCATATGTAAAAGGTATGCTAGAAAGAGTTAATTTGAATACATTTTCATATGAATCGGATGATAATACTATAAATATGGTTTCAGCTGCTAATAAGAGCAATTTAAGCGATAGACAAATAGAAGTTGCTTCAAAAATCATTATTGATAAAATTAAAGATTTAGAGCAATATATTGGACAAGCAGATGATACAAATTTTATATTTAAAATAACTGCAAGTGTAAAGGATGGAGAAATTGATATATCTACCCTAAAAATGTTTGCAGAGAATATAGATGAATTCATACCTGCTGAAGAAATATTACCTAAAAATTCACAAGAACTTGAAAAGGAAGGGTTTGAATATTTAGAAACTGAAATTTCCGAGTCAGTCATTATTTGTAACGAAGAAATTTTACCTAATCTGTATTCTGGTTATGACAGAATAGCGGCAAGAGATTATGCTAATAAGTATACATCTAATACAACCAAACAATGTCCTCATGGTAAAGCATTAATGGATACTTCAAAATATAATTCGAATTATAATTGGTATTGCCACAATGATTGCGCTAATTATGTATCTCAATCACTAAAAGCTGGAGGATTGCCTACAGATAGCACTTGGAAGGCTGGTTCAACAGCATGGGTGAATTGTGAAAGTTTGACAAATTATATGGTGAGTACGAAAAAGTATTGGAAGAAATCTGATTATGAAAATGCTAATGCAGGTGGTGTTATAATGATGAAGAACAGTGATGGACATAGATACCACACTGTAATGATTGTTAAAAATGATACTGTTACACGACAATTTAGTGGACATACGAATGATAGGTTAAAGACAGCATATTCCAAAAATTCCAATTGGGAATATTATGTTCTTCAATAA
- the ytaF gene encoding sporulation membrane protein YtaF: MLESLFIVVAICIDSLAIGIAYGMKKIKIPIKSLFMINIICTGILAIAMFLGDVAKKFLPGQLPTIISFLILLFIGIYFLVEGLINFFANKSKESKKKFEIKFSNVKIIIDVVVDCTKADMNQSGDIDLKEAFYLGMALSLDALGIGFGSALGNINYIQVLVLSFIFNMAIILIGLFLGEKIVSKSKMEFSWISGLILIFLALCKLKA, from the coding sequence ATGCTAGAATCGTTGTTTATAGTTGTAGCTATTTGTATAGATTCATTGGCAATAGGAATTGCTTATGGAATGAAAAAAATAAAAATACCTATAAAATCTCTTTTTATGATAAATATTATTTGTACAGGAATATTAGCTATAGCTATGTTTTTGGGGGATGTAGCTAAAAAATTTCTTCCTGGTCAATTGCCAACTATTATTAGTTTTTTAATTTTATTATTTATAGGGATATATTTTTTAGTAGAAGGTCTTATAAATTTTTTTGCTAACAAGAGCAAGGAATCGAAAAAGAAATTTGAAATAAAGTTTTCAAATGTGAAAATAATTATTGATGTAGTTGTGGATTGTACAAAAGCTGATATGAATCAATCTGGAGATATAGATTTAAAAGAGGCATTTTATTTAGGAATGGCATTGTCATTAGATGCTCTAGGAATAGGGTTTGGAAGTGCCTTGGGAAATATAAATTATATACAAGTATTAGTTCTATCTTTTATATTCAATATGGCAATTATTTTGATAGGATTGTTTCTAGGAGAAAAGATTGTTTCTAAATCTAAGATGGAATTTTCCTGGATTTCAGGACTCATACTTATTTTCTTGGCTTTATGCAAATTAAAAGCATAA